From one Brachypodium distachyon strain Bd21 chromosome 4, Brachypodium_distachyon_v3.0, whole genome shotgun sequence genomic stretch:
- the LOC100827599 gene encoding cyclin-D3-2 gives MAFAALFADSLYCPEEHLDLFQEPAEEEELQPAVVVMEDEVRALLEALRGKEEELMSMAPEVVGDGGYGEEGREAAVGWAAGAAARLGFSALTAALATAYLDGCFLPLRMRLDGRPWMARLAAVACVALAAKVEETRVPALLDLQLCAAAAGAEEEEGGAYVFDPKTVRRMELLVLSTLAWRMHPVTPFSFLHPLALPAPRLQRCEAALLAAMPDRRWPRHRPSSWAAAALLATTATTGDDAQLLALINAPEDEVAECAKILNGGDNNNKRKRAAAGPHSPPLSPSGVISAAAFFSSESSADSWPPASASSSPGRTGRPLKRAAPDDAWP, from the exons ATGGCGTTCGCCGCGCTGTTCGCTGACTCGCTCTACTGCCCGGAGGAGCACCTGGACTTGTTCCAAGAgccggccgaggaggaggagctgcagcCTGCGGTGGTGGTCATGGAGGACGAGGTGCGGGCGCTGTTGGAGGCGTTGagggggaaggaggaggagctcatGTCCATGGCGCCCGAGgtggtcggcgacggcgggtacggggaggaggggcgggaggcggcggtggggtgggcggcgggggcggcggcgaggcttgGGTTCTCGGCGCTGACGGCGGCGCTGGCCACGGCGTACCTGGACGGGTGCTTCCTGCCGCTGCGGATGCGGCTGGACGGGCGGCCGTGGATGGCGCGGCTCGCCGCCGTGGCCTGCGTGGCGCTGGCCGCCAAGGTGGAGGAGACGCGCGTGCCCGCGCTCCTCGACCTCCagctctgcgccgccgccgccggagccgaggaagaagaaggcggcgcgTACGTGTTCGATCCCAAGACGGTGCGGCGGATGGAGCTCCTGGTGCTCTCCACGCTCGCCTGGCGGATGCACCCCGTCAcgcccttctccttcctccaccCGCTCGCGCTCCCCGCCCCGAGGCTGCAGCGCTGCGAGGCCGCCCTGCTCGCCGCCATGCCAG ATCGGCGGTGGCCTCGGCACAGGCCGTCGTcctgggccgccgcggcgtTGCTGGCCACGACCGCCACCACCGGCGACGACGCCCAGCTCTTGGCCCTCATCAACGCCCCCGAG GACGAGGTGGCGGAGTGCGCCAAGATCCTCAACGGCGGCGACAACAACAATAAGCGcaagcgcgcggcggcggggccgcaCTCTCCGCCGCTGAGCCCGAGCGGGGTGATCAGCGCGGCGGCCTTCTTCAGCTCCGAGAGCAGCGCCGActcgtggccgccggcgtccgcttcgtcctcgccgggcCGCACCGGACGGCCACTCAAGCGCGCGGCCCCCGACGACGCCTGGCCTTAG